From Bradyrhizobium sp. AZCC 1610:
TCACGGCAACAAGTCGCAGAACCACCGGGAGCGCGTGCTGGCGGCGTTCCGCACCGGCGAGATCCGCACCCTGGTCGCCACCGACATTGCCGCCCGCGGCATCGACGTCGACGGCATCAGCCATGTGGTGAATTTCGATCTGCCCAACATCCCGGAAACCTATGTCCACCGCATCGGCCGCACCGCGCGCGCCGGCGCCGAAGGCGTTGCGATCTCGCTGATCGCCGGCGCCGAGGAAATGGGTTATCTGCGCGATATCGAGCGGCTGATCCGCATCACGCTGCCGCGGGAAGACCGTCGCACACCCGGCAGCCGCGACGCCGCGCCGGCCGCCTCACAGCGCCCGGCACAGCACCGGGGCGGACGGTCCGCACCGCGCGCCCACACCGCCAGGGCCCAGGATTCCAGGGGACATGACTCCAGAGGACATGAATCCAGAGGTCACGAATCCCGGGGACATGAATCGGCACCGGGATCAAAAGGCCCTCGCCGTCCCCGCCGCGGTGGTGGTAATAATGCCGCGCCGCAGCCGAACCGGCACGAGCAGCCGCGGCCGGCGCAGCAGGCCGGCAAGAGCCAAGGCGGGAAAAGCGAGGGCATTCAGGGCGTCGCCTTCTTGCATCGCGAGAGCCGTCCGAATACTCAACCCAACCGTACCCACCGACCGCAGCGCTAAGCCTCGATCGACCTGGAGACTATCATGGCTAAAGAAGAGCTGATCCAGTTCGAAGGACTGGTGACCGAAATCCTCCCCGACGCGCGCTACCGCGTGCAACTCGACGCCGGACACGAGATTGTTGCCTACACCGCCGGCAAGATGAAGAAGAACCGGATCAAGACGCTGGCAGGCGATCGGGTCACGATCGAAATGTCGCCCTATGATCTG
This genomic window contains:
- the infA gene encoding translation initiation factor IF-1, which produces MAKEELIQFEGLVTEILPDARYRVQLDAGHEIVAYTAGKMKKNRIKTLAGDRVTIEMSPYDLEKGRLIFRHKDERPSTGAPRGGPPRGGQFRRR